From the genome of Excalfactoria chinensis isolate bCotChi1 chromosome 12, bCotChi1.hap2, whole genome shotgun sequence, one region includes:
- the LOC140257898 gene encoding uncharacterized protein, which yields MPRARPSLPHILPRPGGTRHRAPSAPAGGRARCGPPRGSRCSPRGGGGGGLREVIGADSGCGPAPAPGTRRGAETGAGPAELRLRLQHPEGAPRRGGSAVPPPGSAGLGHRRPQPTGRRQTRTRRCAALSAPTWPPAERRKYRPVPLPLFIHSHRGDGGGRTRPPHRAPPPPPHPLLPPPGRAPPDPRPPRCDSRGPGTARQGAPPGRPRRAEAAPFPGNGLRVAGSGADGGAMSGRAGRRRLVLHVDLNNTVVAADAVSGLGPREALNVFISTATWGREGADGEWQWVSDRPSLRPPCPGAVSYYCRYGRDQGFTQSGPGQRFSSLHVQHLRLLEWPGEPHQELSVQDGHGKHYHFILPSFFRLLDALHRDGRDFTVIFRTFGTDLPRTLLALRSALAGQHPQFPALRDLALPVVLTPGQIRCSKREVVLKRGAERLTTREDGRKLYDYFSSLEGIGGFQDHFDWWARNQFSSQGGKPLWIDPHDPSIHHIFIDDNIRLDDADTIVHPQVFSERGSSSPRCAPTSELYDVCLVQTNLLEAISDEDYFLRCVRRCEENYDSYLACMESGSVIQQSDGQ from the exons ATGCCCCGGGCCCGTCCCTCGCTTCCTCACATCCTCCCTCGGCCCGGCGGGACCCGGCACCGTGCGCCTTCGGCCCCAGCGGGCGGCAGAGCGCGGTGCGGACCGCCCCGCGGGTCTCGGTGCTCTccccggggagggggggggggggggctgcgggaggTGATTGGTGCAGACAGCGGGTGCGGCCCCGCGCCGGCTCCCGGCACCCGGAGGGGGGCGGAGACCGGGGCGGGGCCCGCAGAGCTGCGGCTCCGCCTCCAACACCCGGAAGGCGCTCCCCGCCGGGGCGGCTCGGCAGTGCCCCCGCCCGGGAGCGCGGGACTCGGGCACCGCCGGCCCCAACCTACCGGCCGCCGCCAGACCCGCACCCGCCGCTGCGCCGCGCTCTCCGCTCCAACATGGCCGCCCGCGGAGCGCCGGAAATACCGCCCAGTTCCGCTTCCGCTTTTTATCCACTCCCACCGCGGCGACGGCGGGGGTCGGACACGCCCACCGCACCGagccccccctcctcctccccaccccctcctccccccccccggccgCGCCCCTCCCGACCCCCGACCCCCGCGCTGCGACAGCCGCGGCCCCGGGACGGCTCGGCAGGGGGCGCCGCCGGGGCGGCCGCGGAGGGCGGAAGCGGCGCCGTTTCCAGGCAACGGGCTCCGTGTCGCCGGTTCCGGTGCCGACGGCGGGGCCATGagcgggcgggcggggcggcggcgctTAGTGCTGCACGTGGACCTGAACAACACGGTGGTGGCGGCGGACGCGGTGTCGGGGCTGGGCCCGAGAGAGGCGCTGAACGTCTTCATCAGCACCGCCACGTGGGGCCGGGAGGGGGCTGACG GTGAATGGCAGTGGGTGAGCGACCGCCCCTCGCTGCGACCCCCCTGCCCCGGAGCCGTCAGCTACTACTGCCGCTATGGCCGCGACCAGGGCTTCACACAGTCCGGGCCCGGTCAGCGCTTCAGCAGCCTCCACGTGCAGCACCTGCGGCTGCTGGAGTGGCCGGGAGAGCCTCACCAGGAGCTCTCCGTGCAGGACGGGCACGGCAAGCACTACCACTTCATCCTGCCCTCCTTCTTCCGCCTGCTGGATGCCCTGCACCGGGACGGCAGGGACTTCACTGTTATCTTTAGGACCTTCGGTACCGACTTGCCCCGCACGCTGTTGGCCCTGCGCTCGGCCCTGGCTGGGCAGCACCCCCAGTTCCCTGCCCTGCGGGACCTGGCG ctccctgtggtCCTCACTCCTGGCCAAATACGCTGCAGTAAGCGAGAGGTTGTGCTGAAACGAGGAGCAGAACGACTCACCACCAGGGAGGATGGAAGAAAGCTGTATGATTACTTCAGCTCTTTGGAGGGAATTGGAGGCTTCCAAGACCACTTTGACTG GTGGGCCAGAAATCAGTTCTCTTCCCAGGGTGGGAAACCCCTGTGGATAGACCCCCATGATCCCAGCATTCACcacatcttcattgatgacaaCATCCGGCTGGATGATGCAGACACCATTGTCCACCCTCAG GTGTTTTCGGAgcgaggcagcagcagcccaaggTGCGCTCCTACCTCAGAGCTGTATGATGTTTGCCTGGTGCAGACCAACCTCCTGGAGGCCATCTCTGATGAGGACTATTTCCTCCGCTGCGTGAGGAGGTGTGAGGAGAACTATGATAGTTACCTGGCCTGCATGGAGAGCGGCTCTGTGATCCAGCAGAGTGATGGACAGTGA